One part of the Indicator indicator isolate 239-I01 chromosome 5, UM_Iind_1.1, whole genome shotgun sequence genome encodes these proteins:
- the CMKLR2 gene encoding LOW QUALITY PROTEIN: chemerin-like receptor 2 (The sequence of the model RefSeq protein was modified relative to this genomic sequence to represent the inferred CDS: substituted 2 bases at 2 genomic stop codons), giving the protein MVLXYVLGGLXRQSNIYGKQMMEIQVLCLFSVETTDQNLQGLPGKQLCNMTFEDFENYSYFYDLPEEDESPQSSLSIAHIISLSFYSVAFLLGVPGNAIVIWFMGFKWDKSVSTLWFLNLAVADFIFVLFLPLYITYVAMGFHWPFGKWLCKMNSFIALLNMFASVFFLTFISLDRYIRLVHPVFSYKYRTVRNTLILSGIIWMSAAIIGGPALYFRDTATVLNNVTICYNNFHVHDRELILLTHHILIWVRLAFGYLFPLVTMVICYSLLIVKVKRRTVLTSSRLFWTIIAVVVAFFVCWTPYHIFSIVELSAHHNENLHDLLQDGIPLSTGLGFINSCLNPILYVLISKKFQAQVKTTVSEVLKLALWEVSRSGTVSEQLWSSDNAHTPVHYCETAQ; this is encoded by the exons ATGGTGCTGTAGTATGTCCTGGGTGGCCTGTAGAGACAGAGTAATATATATGGCAAGCAAATGATGGAGATCCAAGTTCTTTGTCTCTTCAGTGTAGAGACAACAGACCAGAATCTGCAAGGGCTGCCTGG aaagcagctgtgcaaCATGACATTTGAAGATTTTGAGAACTACTCTTATTTCTATGACCTGCCTGAGGAAGATGAATCACCCCAGTCCTCCCTCAGCATTGCCCATAtaatttccctttccttttacAGTGTGGCATTTctgctgggagtgccaggcaaTGCCATTGTGATCTGGTTTATGGGCTTTAAGTGGGATAAATCTGTTTCTACACTCTGGTTCCTCAATCTGGCTGTTGCAGATTTCATTTTTGTTCTCTTCCTGCCTCTATATATTACATACGTGGCCATGGGCTTCCACTGGCCTTTTGGGAAGTGGCTCTGCAAAATGAACTCATTCATTGCACTGCTTAATATGTTTGCCAGTGTTTTCTTCCTGACATTTATCAGTCTTGACCGCTATATCCGCCTGGTCCACCCAGTCTTTTCCTACAAGTACAGGACTGTAAGGAACACTCTCATTCTTAGTGGCATCATTTGGATGTCAGCTGCAATTATCGGTGGCCCTGCCTTGTACTTTAGAGACACAGCTACAGTCCTCAACAATGTCACGATTTGCTACAACAACTTCCATGTGCATGACAGAGAACTTATTTTGCTGACACATCACATTCTCATTTGGGTGAGGCTTGCATTTGGTTACCTCTTTCCTCTAGTGACCATGGTCATCTGCTACTCATTGCTGATTGTCAAGGTGAAGAGGAGAACTGTACTGACTTCCAGCAGGCTTTTCTGGACCATCATTGCTGTAGTTgtagctttttttgtttgctggacACCGTATCACATATTCAGCATTGTGGAGCTGTCTGCTCACCACAATGAAAATCTGCATGACTTACTGCAGGATGGCATTCCCCTCTCTACTGGCCTTGGGTTTATCAACAGTTGCCTCAATCCTATCCTCTATGTTCTGATTAGCAAAAAGTTCCAGGCCCAGGTCAAGACAACAGTCTCTGAGGTGCTAAAATTGGCACTGTGGGAGGTGAGCCGCTCAGGAACTGTcagtgagcagctctggagctcgGACAACGCCCACACCCCTGTGCACTATTGTGAAACTGCTCAGTGA
- the EEF1B2 gene encoding elongation factor 1-beta — MGFGDLKSAAGLRVLNDFLADKSYIEGYVPSQADIAVFEAIAAPPPADLYHALRWYNHIKSYEKQKASLPGVKKALAKYGPADVEDTTGAATDSKNDDDIDLFGSDDEEESEEAKKLREERLAQYESKKSKKPAVVAKSSILLDVKPWDDETDMAKLEECVRSIQADGLVWGSSKLVPVGYGIKKLQIQCVVEDDKVGTDMLEERITAFEDYVQSMDVAAFNKI; from the exons ATGGGCTTCGGGGACCTTAAGTCCGCCGCTGGCCTCCGGGTCCTCAATGATTTCCTGGCAGACAAGAGCTATATCGAGGG GTACGTCCCTTCTCAGGCTGATATAGCAGTCTTTGAAGCAATCGCTGCCCCACCTCCTGCAGACTTATATCATGCTCTTCGGTGGTACAATCATATTAAGTCGtatgaaaagcaaaaggcaag cttaCCAGGAGTAAAGAAGGCTTTGGCAAAGTATGGCCCTGCTGATGTTGAGGACACAACAGGCGCAGCCACAGATAGCAAAAATGATGATGACATTGATCTTTTTGGATCTGATGATGAGGAG GAAAGCGAAGAAGcaaagaagctgagggaagaacGCCTGGCCCAATATGAATCAAAGAAGTCCAAAA AACCAGCTGTTGTTGCCAAGTCATCAATCTTGCTTGATGTGAAGCCTTGGGATGATGAGACAGACATGGCCAAGCTGGAGGAATGTGTTCGAAGCATTCAAGCAGATGGCTTGGTCTGGGGCTCTT ccAAGCTAGTACCAGTTGGCTATGGGATCAAAAAGCTTCAGATCCAGTGTGTGGTCGAAGATGATAAAGTTGGAACAGACATGCTGGAAGAGAGAATAACAGCTTTTGAAGATTATGTACAATCAATGGATGTAGCTGCTTTCAATAAGATTTAA